In the Glycine max cultivar Williams 82 chromosome 6, Glycine_max_v4.0, whole genome shotgun sequence genome, ttttgaatggatttaatttgtaaaattaatcttaaagttgtgtaatttataaaataagttaagaataaaactcataattaaattttttatcgaACTTAAAggtgaattaaaattaattcaaaaatcttgttcattataaaattaattatataaaaaataataaattctccAATGTAAAAGTAAAGTTTGCAATGGAATTCTAGATACGCAGTTCTAGAATTGGGTCCCAACTAAGAAATGAAATCCTTATaataatatacttatattattaggCTAATAACTTAGCTGCTTGATTAACAAGACTCAACATTTCTATATGGAAGCAGGTCCCCAAACTTGTTTAgggaaaacaataaatattgttttaaaattcagTATTTTCCAATCATTAGAGACATAGTTTTCTTATTATGCTTTATTCACAAAAGGAAGAAGCTAATTAGACAACGTTTAAAATTCTTAGTATGTTGTGTGTCAAAAAACACGAGGATAGCAACAAGAAATTGAACAGTAAAAAAGTGACATTTCAAGACTTACACGTTTGACAAAAGGAAGCATGAGACCAAACAAAACCCCATCACAATGGATGTAGAACCTGTGAGAGTCAAAAtcaaaaagagaagagagagggcACAGGGAAGAGTCAGAGAGAGAAACAGAGGAGGAGAAAGTTACCTATGTTCACATCCACAATTCCTGGCTTGTCCTTGTGACAAAGAAGCTTGGCCTCAAAACCATGGCCATCACAATCAATATCACCAGACCAAAGAGTGTTAATCTTCACACATTCCATTTTGTACATTCTAGTAGCTTTGAAAACAGAATAATGTGATTCCTATGAGGCATATAAAATCCCATTAGGGAACACCTCTCTCCTACTTTACAAAAGTCATTTCACCACATTAGACCTATTTCAAGTTTTCTACAGCAGCATACACAAAACTAGCAGAATTACTAACCCCACTAGGATGCCATGGAGATTGCCTTCTGTGCCACAGTTTGTTATATAGCCCCAATACTCATCTATTTCGAGTTCCCACAACCTCACGAACCAGTCCAAAACACCAACCTCAAACTACATAGAGTGGACACCATAATTGCTTTCAATGAAGGGATCCCCCAGGTTGTTGATGGAAAAATGTTGAAGCTGAGAGAGTGCATCATAGTCAAAATTATATACTAATCTCATGAaataacaacatatatataaagttgaaaaattataatatttaaaggaattaaaaaaagaagaaaataaaatttaaaatttacaattttttaagactaaaagtttagttagatttttttagaacaatatagttgtttttaaactataaaaaattagatttatttGTTTAGATTTAAAGGAGATGAGATCTAACTGTAACTAACTTCTAGGTGTGGAGGGTAGCTGGGAAACATGTAGGACTACCTTATCATTTATATATGATGCAAATCCTGCACTTATAATCACAACGTGGTTAAGTTTCCCCAAGTCCAACTTGAAACTTTACACTTTTGATAAGATAGAAAAAGTGTGGAGGGTAGCTGATTTAGCTAGCACAGTAGATTTTGGATAACCTGGTATTAACCACGTATATGTCAAGTGTGGGAAATGGCACACACCAATAGTAGGCCTCCAAGGTTGTCAAATCAGAATTCATATCATGAATCAAAAAATTTGTTTACCTAATCATGGATTGAACCGTAACATGAATCAATTCatgatcaataattaaaaattccataacaaatattttaacagcaaagagtaaaaatattaaagtattggtattttaaagtaaaatagcTCACTACACAGCTAATAAAGTGAGATGTAAACTTCAAAATAACGgggaaaaaaactaattatttaaattctgCCCATACCCAAtgttttgataaaagaaaatataatttaatcaggAAACAAATTCATCCAATTCTAATTATAACTACCATAATGTGCAATACCTCTAGGTGGGCAAAAACATAATAACCTTTGCATTTTCCTTACCAGATGCAATTTTAAACCTGGACTTTTTGGCAGCAAATACTTCATCAACCTGTGTGTCTGTGTATCTAGGGGGCTTCCAcaactttgattttttaaatccaTTGTCCACTTCAATGGTCCTGCAAACATAAGTCAAGCAAGTTCTAAGCAAATTAAGAAGCAGTAGATTGAAAAGGAAGCATAAGCTTACTTTGTAGGATCAGCCAAGGGGGGTTGTCAGTAAAGTCCACAACACTTGCCCGTTTCAACAACTCTCCTTGTCT is a window encoding:
- the LOC113001867 gene encoding transcription factor MYB30, whose protein sequence is MGRSPCCNENGLKKGPWTPEEDQKLVQHIQKHGHGSWRALPKQAGLNRCGKSCRLRWTNYLRPDIKRGKFSQEEEQTILNLHSILGNKTIEVDNGFKKSKLWKPPRYTDTQVDEVFAAKKSRFKIASGKENAKFEVGVLDWFVRLWELEIDEYWGYITNCGTEGNLHGILVGMYKMECVKINTLWSGDIDCDGHGFEAKLLCHKDKPGIVDVNIGSTSIVMGFCLVSCFLLSNV